The genomic region GTCCTAACGTTCAGCAAAATGTTGGCTCAAAGCTAGCAATGTAGTGGATGTCCTAGATGAATAGGATTAGAATTGGGTCAAATGCCAACTTTGACTCAATTTGGCATTTACAAACTCGGTGCCGATATAGAACAAGGCAGGATCAAATTATGGCTTTACCAGGAAAAAAGGGATCTGCCATATCCCAGCTAGAGGACTTGCTGGATTTATTGATGGATTTACAAGATCCTAACTCGACTGAAGCCACCACAACAGGAATGTCTTCCGCCAAGGAGAAAGGGGAAACTCAGGGTGAACCCCATACCGATCAGTTAAAACAACAGGGAGTAGAAAAAGATGAAGCAATAGAGGAAGCAGAGGAAGTAGGGGAAGCAGAGGAAGCAGAGGAAGCAGAGGAAGCAGAGGAAGCAGAGGAAGTAGGGGAAGTAGGGGAAGCAGGGGAAGCAGGGGAAGCAGAGGAAGCAGAGGAAGATGGAATTATAGCCGATTCGAGTAGTCTGGAGGATAAATCACCCCCCCAGAATTCAACACCTTCTCAAGAGCAGGAGCAAGGTTGGGAGAGAGATATTTCAGATTCCGTGAAAAGTCAGGCTAATCTAGAGGAATCACAAAACCCTACAGATAATTTCGCTGCCAAGGAGACTCAAACAGCAGTAAAAAATTTATCAAATGGGGAAACTGAATCATTATTTGACCATTCAACGCCTGAACTATCCTCCGCTGAAAAGTTGAACTCATTGAATCAATCTCAGATTAACCCAACCTCACCTGAAAACGTGTCTGAACAATCTACCGAATCCAGCAACCCTTTAATTTCTGATCAACTTTTGACAGCACTAGAAGAGTTGAATCAATCACCATTAGAGTCAACCGAAAATGGACTATACTCATCCCAGTTAAGCGAATCAGATCAGTCAAAACCTGAGGAATTTGAACAGTCAGCCGCATCCTCATATCAGCTTCAACATATACCTGAAAACCAGAGCCAGGAATCCCTCGCCGCTTATGATGCAAATATTGAGGATGAATTTGAACGATTGCAAAAATTACTCCTAACACCCGATATCCTCGATTCGCAAGAAGGCATTGAACTGCTCAAAGAAAAATTTTCCTCTTTAGAAAGTCAAATTTATGATCCGAGTAATTTAATTAAATTAATGCTGCCATTAATTACTCAAATTTTAAGCATGAAAATTGCTGAAGCTAGAGAAGAAATGGCAAGTGCGATCGCGCCGATTGTGGATGAGATGATTGAGGCGAAAACCAAAGAAGATAAAGAGGGGATCTGTTCCGCCTTAGCACCGATTATTCCCTCTGCCGTTAACTATCAAATCCTCAGCAACCCCGGTGAATTTGCCCGCGCCATTGCCCCGGAAATGAGCGCGGCGATTAAAGAACAAATAGAGATTGAACGGGATGCCATGGTAGACGCCCTTTATCCAGTCATGGGCGGGACATTCTATAAATATTTGTCTGAAGCGATGCGGGCGATTGATCAAAAATTGGAAAACTCCCTAAGTCCGGAGGGAATTGCTCGCAAAATTCGGGCGAAAAGTCAGGGAATCTCTGAGGCAGAACTCATATTTAAAGAGTCGATGCCCTTTAGCATCCAAGCAATGTTTCTGATTCATAAAGCATCAGGATTAGTGATTGCTGAAGTTCAACCCTTTGGCAAACAACAATTAGAGTCAGATATGGTGGCGGGGATGCTGACCGCCATTCGCAGTTTTGTCAATGATTGTATTATGCAATCCGGTGAAATCTCAGAACTGGATCGCATCGAATACGGACATTGTGACATTCTCTTAGAAGTCGCTGGGTACTGTTATCTGGCTGTGGTGACACAAGGCGATCCGCCGAAGTCATTTATCGACAAAATACGCGAGGCTTTGGGTACTATCGTTCTTCGCCATGGGAAGGCGATCGAATCATTTGATGGCGATCCGGATAATGTACCGGAACAAATCCCGTCTCTTCTGAATTCATTAACCATCGTTAATCCCAAATCCGAAACGTCGCCGCGTAAAGTACCTGTCGCCTTGTTAAGCTTTTGCGCCGCCGTATTGGGTCTAATTTTTATTCCTTGGGGTTTTCATCTGCATCGTAGTGGTGTCAATCAGCAGTTTGAGGAAAAAACCGCCGTGGCTTTGGCATCTGATCCCGAACTTGCCGTCTATCGGTTAAATGTCGAGGCACAAGGCGATACGATTACCCTATCCGGCAAATTACCGAATCAATATCTCGTCGAAAAAGCGGGACAAATTGCCCAAACGACTATACCGAATGGTGAGATAGATAATGATATCATTGCCATCAAGGTTCCCCCCGATCCCGTCGAAGTCGCCGCCGAGGTTGAGCGTGTCACCGCGATTCTCAATCAAACCGAACGTTTGGCAATTTGGACGAATTTTCAGGACGGTCAAGTTACCGTAGAAGGCAGTGTAATTCAGGTCAAAGATGCCCAGAAAATTACCGAGGCTTTAGAAGAAATTCCGGGAGTGGACTCGGTAACCAACACCGTGCAACTGCAACCTCTCGCCTTAGCCTCTCGCATCTACTTCGATCTCAATTCCGCCGACTTAAAAGCGTCAGAACAAGCCAAAATGGACGCCTTGACTGCATTCCTCGCCGATTACCCCAACCAATCCCTGCGAGTCATTGGTCATAGTGATCCCAGTGGTACACCCTTAGAAAATCAGGAATTAGCCCTCGAACGGGCAAAAGCCGTCGCTGAGGTA from Coleofasciculus chthonoplastes PCC 7420 harbors:
- a CDS encoding OmpA family protein; translated protein: MALPGKKGSAISQLEDLLDLLMDLQDPNSTEATTTGMSSAKEKGETQGEPHTDQLKQQGVEKDEAIEEAEEVGEAEEAEEAEEAEEAEEVGEVGEAGEAGEAEEAEEDGIIADSSSLEDKSPPQNSTPSQEQEQGWERDISDSVKSQANLEESQNPTDNFAAKETQTAVKNLSNGETESLFDHSTPELSSAEKLNSLNQSQINPTSPENVSEQSTESSNPLISDQLLTALEELNQSPLESTENGLYSSQLSESDQSKPEEFEQSAASSYQLQHIPENQSQESLAAYDANIEDEFERLQKLLLTPDILDSQEGIELLKEKFSSLESQIYDPSNLIKLMLPLITQILSMKIAEAREEMASAIAPIVDEMIEAKTKEDKEGICSALAPIIPSAVNYQILSNPGEFARAIAPEMSAAIKEQIEIERDAMVDALYPVMGGTFYKYLSEAMRAIDQKLENSLSPEGIARKIRAKSQGISEAELIFKESMPFSIQAMFLIHKASGLVIAEVQPFGKQQLESDMVAGMLTAIRSFVNDCIMQSGEISELDRIEYGHCDILLEVAGYCYLAVVTQGDPPKSFIDKIREALGTIVLRHGKAIESFDGDPDNVPEQIPSLLNSLTIVNPKSETSPRKVPVALLSFCAAVLGLIFIPWGFHLHRSGVNQQFEEKTAVALASDPELAVYRLNVEAQGDTITLSGKLPNQYLVEKAGQIAQTTIPNGEIDNDIIAIKVPPDPVEVAAEVERVTAILNQTERLAIWTNFQDGQVTVEGSVIQVKDAQKITEALEEIPGVDSVTNTVQLQPLALASRIYFDLNSADLKASEQAKMDALTAFLADYPNQSLRVIGHSDPSGTPLENQELALERAKAVAEVLVRQGIDARRLEVSGTTKPPTGVYADEPHQYSRFVEFEAIAR